From Pseudodesulfovibrio nedwellii:
CGTTCCGCGCTGCGCCGTTTCTTCCGAAAAGTTTTGGGGCGTGATCCGGTTGTGGTCCCGTTGGTTATTTCCATATAGGTGTCTGGACTTCAAGCCGATGTTGCGCTAGTTATTTCGGCACGATGAGAATTTTTTTTGTGAGGATAAATGAGATGAAGAAAATCATGTGTGCATTGGTGATGGTAACCATGACGTTCATGCTGGCCGCGTGTGGAGCGCAGAAGAATGATCTCGACGCCGGGTACGCCCTTATCAAGAAGGGTGATTGCGCTGGTGCCGAGACGTATTTGGATTCGACAATAGCCGCGCCTGATCATCTCATGGATTTGGCTTATGCTTATTTCCTTAAGGGGCAGTGCGCGGAAAAAGCTGGTGACGCCACCGCAGCATATGAAAATTTCTATGCATCCAAGGTCGTGACTTGCTACGCTGTTGGTGAAGAAACGCATGTTAACCTGAATACATATGGGCGCA
This genomic window contains:
- a CDS encoding tetratricopeptide repeat protein encodes the protein MKKIMCALVMVTMTFMLAACGAQKNDLDAGYALIKKGDCAGAETYLDSTIAAPDHLMDLAYAYFLKGQCAEKAGDATAAYENFYASKVVTCYAVGEETHVNLNTYGRSEFCERIIPARLAKLEPEVGDKAKVEAIEDKVDGILTTRYLQRFQKRLN